The following coding sequences lie in one Arachis hypogaea cultivar Tifrunner chromosome 9, arahy.Tifrunner.gnm2.J5K5, whole genome shotgun sequence genomic window:
- the LOC112711879 gene encoding putative cysteine-rich receptor-like protein kinase 9, with the protein MASSYYCVISSVFLFFFGFLFFPTEAVPLYSSHCCTDSLKFEPNRTFQTNLNLLLSSLTSNATEGSHFYRTRVGSTSLNAVTGLFLCRGDTLSVACHDCIAAAATEIKRRCPVVKEAIVWYDICMLRYSNQSILNNIVPGVDLFDAKNVSVKRKHREPMT; encoded by the coding sequence ATGGCTTCTTCCTATTACTGTGTAATTTCCTctgttttcctcttcttctttggaTTCCTATTCTTTCCAACCGAAGCAGTTCCACTTTACAGTTCTCATTGCTGCACAGACTCTCTCAAATTCGAACCAAACAGAACCTTCCAAACCAACCTCAACCTCCTCCTCTCTTCGCTTACTTCCAACGCCACAGAAGGCAGCCATTTCTACAGGACAAGAGTTGGCAGCACCTCTCTTAACGCTGTCACCGGCCTCTTCCTCTGCCGAGGCGACACGCTCTCCGTAGCTTGCCACGACTGCATAGCGGCCGCCGCCACCGAGATCAAACGGAGGTGCCCCGTTGTGAAAGAGGCCATAGTATGGTACGACATATGCATGCTACGTTACTCCAACCAATCAATCCTGAACAACATAGTACCGGGAGTGGACTTATTCGATGCAAAGAACGTTTCAGTCAAGAGAAAGCATAGGGAGCCAATGACCTAA
- the LOC114923973 gene encoding cysteine-rich receptor-like protein kinase 26: protein MAMAMAPSSSRVISLLLCLLFTLISHITAQPSFLYHFCMNDKGNYTENSAYHTNLNTLLSTLSSNTEVDYGFYNFSQGQGSDKVNAIGMCRGDVKPESCRSCLNDSRVLLMHRCPNQKEAIGWYDNCMLRYSNRSIFDTMEPDPTYFLWVGINATDMNQFIQVLRNLLESLRTNASSGDSLKKYAAGSAAGPSFQTIFALLQCTPDLSEQECDDCLVRAISNINDRCYGLTKCRIGKPSCNLRFDTSPFYDSTADASPSSPSKESPPPPVTNTNATSTKGKSNSTGIVIAVVVPIFVVLVLLISVCIFIRARKRKRSFHNHNDTEVDNEIEPIDSLQFNFDTIRTATNNFSEENKLGRGGFGPVYKGKLSNGREIAVKRLSMNSGQGDTEFKNEVLLVAKLQHRNLVRLLGFCLERKERLLVYEFVPNKSLDYFIFDPIKRAHLDWEKRYKIIGGIAKGLLYLHEDSRLRIIHRDLKASNILLDEEMNPKISDFGMARLFLVDQTQGNTNRVVGTYGYMAPEYIMQGQFSVKSDVFSFGVMVLEIVSGQKNSGFHKGEDVEDLISFAWKNWRDGTASNIIDHTMNNGSRNEILRCIHIGLLCIQENLADRPNMASIVLMLNSHSLTLPVPSKPPFLVDSRGLSTIPSWEYSSRETD, encoded by the exons ATGGCTATGGCTATGGCACCTTCAAGTTCAAGAGTGATTTCTCTACTTCTTTGTCTTCTTTTTACGCTTATTTCTCATATTACAGCTCAGCCAAGCTTCCTGTACCATTTTTGCATGAATGATAAAGGAAACTACACAGAAAACAGTGCCTACCACACCAACCTCAACACTCTTTTGTCCACTTTGTCTTCAAATACAGAAGTTGATTATGGCTTCTACAacttctctcagggacaaggctcTGACAAAGTTAATGCAATCGGGATGTGTAGAGGAGATGTTAAGCCGGAATCTTGCCGCAGTTGTCTCAATGATTCCAGAGTCCTTCTGATGCATCGTTGTCCGAATCAGAAGGAGGCTATAGGTTGGTATGACAACTGCATGTTGCGCTATTCGAACCGGTCCATATTTGACACCATGGAACCTGACCCTACCTACTTTCTGTGGGTTGGAATCAATGCAACTGATATGAATCAGTTCATTCAAGTGCTTAGGAACTTGCTGGAAAGCCTTAGAACCAATGCTTCATCAGGTGATTCCCTTAAAAAGTATGCTGCAGGAAGCGCGGCCGGACCAAGCTTCCAGACTATATTTGCTCTTCTGCAATGCACACCTGATTTATCAGAGCAAGAATGTGATGATTGCTTGGTCAGGGCCATCTCAAATATTAATGATCGTTGTTATGGCTTAACAAAGTGCAGAATTGGAAAACCAAGCTGCAATCTTAGATTTGATACTTCACCTTTCTATGACTCTACAGCTGATGCTTCTCCGTCTTCGCCATCAAAAGAATCTCCTCCTCCTCCAGTCACCAATACTAATGCCACTTCTACCAAAG GAAAGAGCAATTCAACAGGTATTGTCATTGCAGTGGTAGTGCCGATTTTCGTCGTTTTAGTACTGCTCATCTCTGTTTGCATCTTCATAAGAGCAAGGAAGCGCAAGAGAAGTTTTCACAATCACAATGACA CTGAAGTTGACAATGAAATTGAACCTATTGATTCATTGCAATTCAACTTTGACACCATTAGAACGGCTACAAATAACTTTTCAGAAGAAAATAAGCTAGGACGAGGAGGATTTGGACCTGTTTACAAG GGTAAGCTTTCTAATGGAAGAGAAATTGCAGTCAAAAGGCTGTCAATGAATTCAGGACAAGGAGATACAGAATTTAAGAATGAAGTGCTGTTAGTGGCCAAGCTTCAGCACCGCAATTTAGTTAGGCTACTTGGTTTTTGcttggaaagaaaagaaagattacTGGTTTATGAGTTTGTTCCTAATAAAAGTCTTGATTACTTCATATTTG ATCCAATCAAACGCGCTCATCTGGATTGGGAAAAGAGATACAAAATCATTGGAGGCATTGCTAAAGGCCTTCTTTATCTTCACGAGGATTCGCGTCTGCGTATTATTCATCGTGACCttaaagcaagtaacatcctttTAGACGAAGAAATGAATCCGAAAATATCAGATTTTGGCATGGCAAGATTGTTTCTTGTGGATCAAACTCAAGGGAACACAAATAGAGTTGTTGGAACATA TGGATACATGGCACCTGAGTATATAATGCAAGGACAATTCTCTGTGAAATCAGATGTCTTTAGTTTTGGCGTAATGGTTCTAGAGATAGTAAGTGGCCAGAAAAATAGTGGCTTCCACAAGGGAGAGGATGTGGAGGACCTAATAAGCTTT GCATGGAAAAATTGGAGGGACGGAACAGCATCAAACATTATAGATCACACAATGAATAATGGTTCAAGAAATGAAATACTGAGATGTATCCACATTGGTTTACTGTGTATTCAGGAAAATTTAGCTGATAGACCAAACATGGCTTCTATTGTGCTCATGCTTAACAGCCATTCTCTCACTCTTCCAGTGCCATCAAAGCCTCCATTTCTTGTGGACAGCAGAGGTTTATCAACTATTCCATCATGGGAGTATAGTTCAAGGGAAACTGATTGA
- the LOC112711871 gene encoding cysteine-rich receptor-like protein kinase 10, whose protein sequence is MGWNWMRITFNLVPVSLSLLLLLNFATTAKAQGPTYLYNICSDNKTTANSLFKKDINTLFSSLSSNATANAEFFNTTVPDTNSNDTVYGLFMCRGDLSSCGQCVVNATQKLSSDANCSLSKRAIIWYDECMVWYSNNRSILSTMFTRPGVCLSNTGNVSNQESFMKLLFKTMNETAKEAAKSPVLEKKYATRQANISGFQNLYCMAQCTDNLTPRDCASCLTEAITKLTPCCGGKQGGRVLFPSCFVRYELYPFYSSNALAPSPSPSAGLVPPPPATNSSNSGGSSGLSSGTIVAIVVPIAVAVLLFVAGVCFLIRRRARKKHDSAQDPQTVTEISSIDSLRFDLSTIEAATKKFSQDNKLGEGGFGEVYKGLLPSGQEVAVKRLSKGSVQGGEEFKNEVELVAKLQHRYLVRLLGFCLQGEEKILVYEYVPNKSLDYILFDPEKQGLLDWTRRYKIIGGIARGIQYLHEDSRLKIIHRDLKPSNILLDEDMNPKIADFGMARLFAVDQTQGNTSRIVGTYGYMSPEYAMHGEFSVKSDVYSFGVLVLEIISGKKISSFYETDADDLVSYAWKLWKEGTPLELMDPTLRKSYTPNEVMRCIHIGLLCVQEDPADRPTMATIMLMLDSYSVTLPVPNQPAFVVHSGTDSNMPKELQFSGATTNVSVQNSVNEMSVSEMDPR, encoded by the exons ATGGGTTGGAATTGGATGAGGATCACCTTCAACCTTGTCCCAGTATCACTTTCCCTCCTGCTGCTCCTCAATTTTGCAACCACCGCTAAAGCACAAGGTCCCACTTATCTTTACAATATTTGTTCAGACAACAAGACCACTGCCAACAGCCTCTTCAAAAAGGATATTAACACcctcttctcatctctctcttccAACGCCACGGCCAACGCTGAATTCTTCAACACCACCGTCCCTGACACAAACTCCAACGACACGGTCTACGGTCTCTTCATGTGCAGGGGCGACTTATCCTCTTGCGGGCAGTGCGTGGTCAACGCCACACAGAAGCTTTCATCCGATGCAAATTGTTCCTTATCGAAACGAGCCATCATTTGGTACGACGAGTGCATGGTTTGGTACTCCAATAACCGCTCTATCTTGTCCACAATGTTCACGAGGCCCGGCGTTTGCCTCTCCAACACGGGGAATGTCTCCAACCAGGAAAGCTTCATGAAGTTGTTGTTCAAAACCATGAATGAAACGGCGAAAGAAGCAGCCAAGTCCCCTGTTCTTGAAAAGAAGTACGCTACAAGGCAAGCCAACATATCTGGTTTTCAGAACCTTTATTGTATGGCTCAGTGTACCGATAACCTCACACCACGAGACTGTGCCAGCTGTCTAACTGAGGCCATAACCAAATTAACTCCTTGTTGTGGAGGAAAGCAGGGAGGGAGGGTTCTATTCCCCAGCTGTTTCGTTCGGTATGAGTTGTACCCTTTCTATAGCTCTAATGCTTTGGCTCCTTCGCCTTCTCCGTCGGCAGGGCTAGTTCCTCCTCCACCTGCAACTAATTCATCTAATTCCGGAG GAAGTAGTGGACTATCATCCGGGACTATTGTTGCAATTGTGGTTCCAATTGCAGTGGCTGTGCTACTGTTTGTTGCGGGCGTTTGTTTCTTAATTAGAAGAAGAGCAAGGAAGAAGCATGACTCTGCACAAGATCCACAAA CTGTGACCGAGATCTCTAGCATTGATTCGTTGAGATTTGATTTGAGTACAATTGAAGCAGCCACAAAGAAATTCTCTCAAGATAACAAGCTTGGAGAAGGTGGATTTGGTGAGGTTTACAAG GGCTTGCTTCCAAGTGGACAAGAAGTAGCTGTTAAGAGGCTCTCTAAAGGATCTGTACAAGGTGGAGAAGAATTCAAGAATGAAGTAGAGCTGGTTGCCAAGCTTCAACATAGATATCTAGTCAGGCTTTTGGGATTTTGCTTGCAAGGAGAAGAGAAGATACTTGTATATGAATATGTACCCAACAAAAGCTTGGACTACATTCTTTTCG ATCCTGAGAAACAAGGATTGTTGGATTGGACAAGACGATACAAGATTATTGGAGGCATTGCTCGAGGAATTCAATATCTCCATGAAGATTCTAGACTTAAAATCATACATCGTGATCTTAAACCTAGCAATATATTGTTGGACGAAGATATGAATCCAAAAATTGCAGATTTTGGTATGGCAAGGTTATTTGCGGTTGATCAAACTCAAGGAAATACTAGCAGGATTGTTGGGACATA TGGCTACATGTCCCCGGAGTATGCGATGCACGGAGAGTTCTCGGTTAAGTCTGATGTATACAGTTTTGGAGTCCTTGTTTTGGAGATTATAAGTGGCAAGAAGATCAGCTCTTTCTATGAAACAGATGCTGATGACCTAGTGAGCTAT GCTTGGAAACTTTGGAAGGAAGGGACACCCTTGGAATTGATGGATCCCACGTTGAGAAAATCCTATACTCCAAATGAAGTTATGAGATGCATCCATATTGGTTTACTCTGTGTCCAAGAAGATCCAGCAGATAGACCTACAATGGCAACAATAATGCTTATGCTGGATAGTTATTCTGTTACTCTACCAGTACCTAACCAGCCAGCATTTGTCGTGCACAGCGGAACCGATTCAAACATGCCCAAGGAGCTGCAATTCAGTGGAGCTACAACCAATGTATCAGTGCAAAATTCTGTCAATGAGATGTCAGTTAGCGAAATGGATCCTAGATAA
- the LOC112711874 gene encoding cysteine-rich receptor-like protein kinase 10, with protein sequence MRTWKSSATNLIVLVASVFVFMSFESEAAPTFTSNFCTDGSYYLPNSSYSSNLNLFLSSLISNASLHHGFYRTTVNQGEIKGYFLCRPDVTSTLCSDCVTTAAKEIRKRCTNQTESIIWYDECMLRYTNLSFLNNIVPGMNLYNEKNISDSELQQFNDLVATTLNEIAKQASNSASGDYKFATKEAAIRGSQKLYTMAQCVPDMSSYDCNMCFQSGIASIPTGKQGARSLLPICNLRYELNPFYNESWSSTQPVLPPFSKGGKSDATLIAAIVAPIGVVAVLFILGCCILRRRSRKKYSSFARDSIREDLTDVESLQFDFATIEAATDCFSDENKIGQGGFGVVYKGVLPEGQEIAVKRLSLTSLQGAVEFRNEAILVAKLQHRNLVRLLGYCLEGREKLLVYEYIPNKSLDYFLFDPVKQRELDWSRRYKIITGIARGILYLHEDSQLRIIHRDLKASNVLLDENMNPKISDFGMAKIFEADQTQVNTGRIVGTYGYMSPEYAMRGQFSVKSDIFSFGVLVLEIVSGKKNTEFYQTHLADDLLSYAWKNWTQNTPLELLDPTLRGSYSRNEVIRCIHIGLLCVQESPSARPSMANILLMLNSYSVTLSLPRQPASFLHGRKPNRLQDGLDSDQSTTSSVPWSINEVSITQLVPR encoded by the exons ATGAGAACTTGGAAATCCTCTGCAACAAACTTGATAGTACTTGTGGCTTCGGTGTTCGTGTTTATGAGCTTTGAAAGTGAAGCAGCTCCAACATTCACCTCTAATTTCTGCACAGATGGATCCTATTACCTACCTAATTCTTCATATTCTTCCAATTTAAATCTCTTCTTATCTTCCCTCATCTCCAACGCTTCTCTCCACCACGGTTTCTACCGCACCACCGTCAACCAGGGTGAGATCAAGGGCTACTTCCTCTGCCGCCCTGACGTCACCTCTACCCTCTGCAGCGACTGTGTAACCACCGCAGCCAAAGAGATAAGGAAGCGATGCACCAATCAAACCGAGTCCATAATCTGGTACGACGAGTGCATGCTACGCTACACCAACCTCTCCTTCTTGAACAACATAGTCCCCGGAATGAACCTTTACAACGAGAAAAACATCTCTGACTCCGAGCTCCAACAGTTCAACGATTTGGTGGCAACGACGCTGAATGAAATTGCTAAGCAAGCTTCAAACTCTGCCTCGGGTGATTACAAGTTTGCTACCAAAGAAGCTGCCATCAGAGGGTCGCAGAAGCTCTACACGATGGCGCAGTGCGTTCCTGACATGTCCTCTTATGACTGCAACATGTGTTTCCAAAGTGGCATCGCTTCCATTCCAACTGGCAAACAAGGCGCACGATCTCTGCTCCCAATTTGCAATCTCAGATACGAGCTGAACCCATTTTACAACGAATCGTGGTCGTCCACTCAACCAGTTCTTCCTCCATTTTCAAAAG GAGGAAAGAGTGATGCCACTTTAATTGCTGCCATTGTTGCCCCCATTGGTGTTGTTGCGGTACTTTTCATTCTCGGCTGCTGCATCCTTCGTCGGAGGTCAAGAAAGAAGTATAGTTCATTTGCCCGGGATTCAA TTCGGGAGGATCTTACAGATGTCGAGTCATTGCAGTTTGATTTCGCTACAATCGAAGCTGCTACTGACTGTTTCTCAGATGAGAACAAGATTGGTCAAGGTGGATTTGGTGTGGTTTATAAG GGTGTTCTCCCTGAAGGACAGGAGATAGCAGTGAAGAGGCTTTCATTGACATCCTTGCAGGGTGCAGTAGAGTTCAGGAATGAAGCTATTCTTGTGGCCAAGCTTCAACACAGAAACTTAGTGAGGCTCTTGGGATATTGCTTGGAGGGGCGTGAGAAGCTGCTTGTCTATGAATACATACCAAACAAAAGCCTTGATTACTTTCTATTCG ATCCTGTAAAGCAAAGAGAGTTAGACTGGTCAAGACGCTACAAGATTATAACTGGCATTGCCAGAGGAATTCTTTATCTACATGAAGATTCTCAACTTAGGATTATACACCGTGATCTCAAAGCTAGTAATGTTCTATTAGATGAGAACATGAACCCAAAGATTTCAGATTTTGGTATGGCAAAAATTTTCGAGGCAGATCAAACTCAAGTGAATACAGGACGGATAGTTGGGACATA TGGTTATATGTCTCCAGAATATGCAATGCGTGGACAGTTCTCGGTGAAATCTGATATCTTCAGCTTTGGTGTATTAGTTTTGGAGATTGTTAGTGGCAAGAAGAACActgaattttatcaaacacatctTGCTGATGACCTCTTAAGCTAT GCTTGGAAAAATTGGACACAGAACACGCCTCTGGAGCTGTTGGATCCAACACTGAGAGGCTCTTATTCAAGAAATGAAGTCATCAGATGCATCCATATTGGTTTATTATGTGTTCAGGAAAGTCCTTCAGCGCGGCCTTCAATGGCGAATATTTTGCTCATGCTTAACAGTTATTCAGTGACCTTATCATTACCACGACAACCAGCTTCTTTCCTGCATGGAAGAAAACCAAACAGGCTACAAGATGGGCTTGATTCTGATcagtctaccacctcttcagttCCTTGGTCTATCAATGAAGTATCCATCACTCAACTAGTCCCTCGGTAA
- the LOC112711880 gene encoding cysteine-rich receptor-like protein kinase 10, which translates to MGWNWMRITFNHVSVSLSLLLLLNFATTAKAQGSTYLYNICLDNNTTPNSLFKKDLNTLFSSLSSNATANAEFFNTTVPGTNSNDTAYGLFMCRGDLSSCGQCVVNATQKLSSDADCSLSKTAIIWYDECMVWYSNNRSILSTMFTRPGVYLSNTGNVSNQESFMKLLFRTMKETAEEAAKSPVLEKKYATRQANISGFQNLYCMAQCTDNLTPIDCASCLTEAIIELTPCCGGKQGGRVLFPSCFVRYELYPFYREPTPSAGGLVPATRYSYNDSKDTEDPVYLNCICSSNNKDLVSDKDFQSRLRTLLSSLYSNATSGKPFKKVEGTMVSGLFMCRGDLPSRLCSRCVAIAKDRIWSKCHFSKEAVIWYSHCLLRYSEVDINSTYIASPMFSEFNITSSFIPIQQQNFFANVSEILVRLSKQTGDNDNRYLTDKSRLNPFQTLYTLAQCTPDLSSDDCRDCLSDGIVSAIPWARLGSVGGRVLCPSCTLRFQLFQFYGGDDDAPPPELPEELIVLCRKWKRPLPNRQTIILIVVPSFVSVILLCFGCYLLRRKTRKSDKNILRENFGDESATLEPLQFELAIIEAATNNFSHENMIGKGGFGEVYKGILFDGRQIAVKRLSKSSKQGDHEFKNEVLLIAKLQHRNLVTFIGFCLEEQERILIYEYVPNKSLDYFLFDGKRLLSWFDRYNIIRETVRGILYLHEHSRLKVIHRDLKPSNILLDENMNPKISDFGMARIVEINQDQGSTNRIVGTHGYMSREYAMLGQFSDKTDVFSFGVMLLEIITGKKNTNSYKSHYVYDGLLSYVWRQWRDNMSLSILDPNIKNNYSEIEVLKCIQIGLLCVQQDPDARPTMASVVTYLSSHSIELPLPQEPAFFMDKKMDQRAAAQESSSGSHPLSQNEMSISNFLPR; encoded by the exons ATGGGTTGGAATTGGATGAGGATCACCTTCAACCATGTGTCAGTATCACTCTCCCTGCTGCTGCTCCTCAATTTTGCAACTACCGCTAAAGCACAAGGTTCCACTTATCTTTACAACATTTGTTTAGACAACAACACCACTCCCAACAGCCTCTTCAAAAAGGATCTCAACACcctcttctcatctctctcttccAACGCCACCGCCAACGCTGAATTCTTCAACACCACCGTCCCTGGCACAAACTCCAACGACACGGCCTACGGTCTCTTCATGTGCAGGGGCGACTTATCCTCTTGCGGGCAGTGCGTGGTCAACGCCACACAGAAGCTTTCATCCGATGCAGATTGTTCCTTATCAAAAACAGCCATCATTTGGTACGACGAGTGCATGGTTTGGTATTCCAATAACCGCTCTATCTTGTCCACAATGTTCACGAGGCCCGGCGTTTACCTCTCCAACACGGGGAATGTCTCCAACCAGGAAAGCTTCATGAAGTTGTTGTTCAGAACCATGAAAGAAACGGCGGAAGAAGCAGCCAAGTCCCCTGTTCTTGAAAAGAAGTACGCTACAAGGCAAGCCAACATATCTGGTTTTCAGAACCTTTATTGTATGGCTCAGTGTACCGATAATCTCACACCAATAGACTGTGCCAGCTGTCTAACTGAAGCCATAATCGAATTAACGCCTTGCTGTGGAGGAAAGCAGGGAGGGAGGGTTCTATTCCCCAGCTGTTTCGTTCGGTATGAGTTGTACCCTTTCTATCGGGAACCAACGCCTTCAGCAGGAGGGCTTGTTCCAGCCACAAGATATTCGTATAATGATTCAAAGGATACGGAGGATCCTGTTTATCTTAATTGCATTTGCTCAAGTAACAATAAAGACTTAGTCTCCGATAAGGATTTCCAGTCACGTCTCCGCACGCTCCTCTCTTCCTTGTATTCCAACGCCACGAGCGGCAAGCCGTTTAAGAAGGTGGAAGGTACAATGGTGTCTGGGCTCTTCATGTGCCGTGGTGATCTTCCGTCTCGCCTCTGCTCACGTTGCGTGGCTATTGCAAAAGATCGAATTTGGTCCAAGTGCCACTTCTCCAAAGAGGCTGTTATTTGGTATAGTCACTGCTTGCTTCGCTATTCCGAAGTGGATATCAACTCTACGTATATAGCAAGTCCAATGTTTAGCGAGTTCAACATCACCAGCAGCTTCATTCCTATCCAACAGCAAAACTTCTTCGCTAATGTATCGGAAATTTTAGTTAGATTGAGCAAACAGACAGGGGACAATGATAACCGGTATTTGACAGATAAATCGAGACTGAATCCTTTTCAAACCCTTTACACTCTGGCTCAGTGTACGCCAGATCTCTCCAGCGATGACTGCAGAGACTGTCTCAGTGATGGGATTGTATCAGCAATACCATGGGCTCGTTTGGGAAGTGTCGGTGGAAGAGTTCTATGTCCTAGCTGCACTCTTAGGTTTCAATTATTCCAATTTTACGGAGGTGATGATGATGCTCCACCTCCTGAGCTGCCTG AGGAGTTAATTGTTTTGTGCAGAAAATGGAAAAGGCCACTCCCAAACAGGCAAACAATAATCTTAATTGTTGTGCCCTCCTTTGTTTCGGTGATACTCCTCTGTTTCGGTTGCTATTTGCTTCggagaaaaacaagaaagagCGACAAGAATATTCTTAGAGAAAACT TTGGCGATGAAAGTGCCACTTTAGAGCCATTGCAATTCGAGTTGGCTATAATTGAAGCAGCCACGAACAACTTTTCACATGAGAATATGATTGGAAAAGGTGGATTTGGAGAAGTTTATAAG GGCATTCTTTTTGATGGACGACAAATAGCAGTGAAAAGACTCTCAAAAAGTTCCAAACAAGGGGATCATGAATTCAAAAATGAAGTGTTATTGATAGCCAAACTCCAACACAGAAATTTGGTCACATTCATTGGTTTTTGCCTTGAAGAACAAGAACGAATACTTATATACGAATACGTGCCGAACAAGAGCCTTGATTACTTTTTATTTG ATGGTAAACGGCTGTTGAGTTGGTTTGATCGATACAATATTATCAGAGAAACAGTTCGAGGAATTCTTTACTTACATGAACATTCTCGACTTAAAGTTATACATCGTGATCTTAAACCCAGCAATATTCTATTAGATGAAAATATGAATCCAAAAATATCAGATTTTGGTATGGCTAGAATTGTTGAAATAAACCAAGATCAAGGAAGTACAAATAGAATTGTTGGAACACA CGGTTATATGTCTCGTGAATATGCAATGCTTGGACAATTTTCTGATAAAACCGACGTTTTTAGCTTTGGAGTCATGCTTTTGGAGATTATTACTGGAAAGAAGAACACAAACTCTTATAAATCACACTATGTTTATGATGGTCTCCTGAGTTAC GTTTGGAGACAATGGAGGGATAACATGTCATTGAGTATATTAGacccaaatattaaaaataactattCAGAAATTGAAGTCCTTAAGTGCATTCAAATTGGTTTATTATGTGTTCAACAAGATCCTGATGCAAGACCAACAATGGCATCCGTTGTTACATATCTTAGCAGCCATTCAATTGAATTGCCACTTCCACAAGAACCTGCATTTTTCATGGAcaaaaagatggaccaaagagcAGCTGCACAAGAATCAAGTTCTGGTTCACATCCACTTTCACAAAATGAAATGTCTATAAGTAACTTTCTTCCTAGATAA